The genomic window AGCGCATTCCAGGGATGCCCACCACCCTGCAGCCTAGGCCTCTGGAGGCTCTTAGGAGCACATTCTTtgctttcataaaatttttcacCTTGGTCAGTCACTTGTGGTTTGTGTTTCCTCTGCATCGTTGCCTTGCCTCTTGGACAGAGCATCTGAAGCCAATCTCTGGAGCCCCTCAGTCCATTGGTCAAGATCCCTCATCCATCCACCACACCCCTCAGCCCTACATGTCTTACACAGGTGTGGAAAAATCTCAGGAGGCAGGAGGCCTCATCTCTTCCCATAAAGCAGGGGATTGAACCCAAACGTCATAATACACTAACAATGATGTTGAGCATTTATGACACTTTTAAAACATGATCTCatgattctcataacaatccaGGGAGGGAAattctattattcccattttatggatgaagaaacaggcacagagagattaagggacttgcccagggtcacacagttagcaattGTCTGAAGTAGAACTCAAACATTGTTGCTATCCCCTAGCTGCCTCATGCTGACGGATGCATGTGAGGCTGAGGACCTAGGACACAGGGCTGGCCCTTTTCTGGCCTGGGCTCTCCTATACTGGGGGGCAGCTTTACCATCCATCACCTATAAAAGCCACCGCTATAGTCCTGGTGAGGGTAACTTGTTCACAGTGCCTCCACTCCCACTGCCCAGAACATAGGGTTGCCTGACCATCCTGAGGACCAAGTCTGGCCAccccagaaaatataaaaagtggATTGTAGGAAGAGTAAGTTTGTGGGCAGTGCCCACCTTGTGGATGGTGCCTGTGCCTCCCTATGACCTCCCTTCCCCACCTGATCCCCTCCTACCTACCCAGACTTCCTACACTTTTCCTGCCCTCAAACCCAACACTTGTCATCTGCCTTTGTTGGGCATCACATCTAGAATCCtctccctccttgtttctaagtTCTGGCTTCCAGTCCTAGCTCAAGTCCTTTCTCAGTCCCCCTCAAACTTGGTGCCTTTCCTCTGAGAGGATCTCTAGTTTAGCTGGTCCTGGCTCATTGGCTCCTAGGTGTTGGCCTCTCGTCCCCCTTCCCCATGAGATTCTGGGAGCTGCTTGAAGGCAGGGACCGTTGTGTTTGTATCCCATCATCTAGCAGGCTCTTCACAGATTCATAGGATCCGCTAAATCAAACCAGAAGACAGGAGTCGCAACAAAATGTAAGCGTGGCAGGTGGTCAGGTTCTGTGTGAAATAAGGGGAAGAAAACCTCAGACAGGAAGGAACCAGGCTCCCGAAGGGGTTGAATGGAAAACTCGATTTTTGTTTGATCCTGGTCCCACCTGGAAGCTACTGAGATGTACTGGGTGGCGGAGGTGACATCCCTCCAGATCGGGGCTTTAGCAGCCTAGCAGAGGGACTTGAGATAGACCAGATGTAAGGCAGGGTCCTCCTTAGGGAGGTCTGGCTTCAACAGCTAACAGGAATCAAACCTGCTTGGCCTTTTTTGGTCCTCACCCACAGAGGATCACTACCCTCTCTGCTCTCTGGGGTTCTCTCGTCTTCCCGCCCTCTCCTTATCTGGCctttttgtctgactcttcaccTAGGTCACACCCACAGTGGAGCTTGGTCCCAGCCGCCTTTTCTGTGGCAACCAAATGATGTCCCTTGTAATCTCACCTCCCACAGATTTTACTATCTCTGTGCATGTGATTCTCAAATCTAAAATACAAGCAGCCTAACCTCTCTCCTGATTCTTTACTGCCTACCACCATCTCTCAAACTCAATGTCCCAGTGTGGAAATTGGGAATATTAAAATCAACaagtccaaaatattcatagctgacatatatctatctatatctagatatagatatagatagatatatagcaTCACTTTTCTTCCAAACTGAATTACTCTTGAGGGGGCTATGATTGCCCCCCATCATCCAGGCTCACAACCAGTCACCTCGAGGCCTTACTTGCATTTACCTTCCGATAAcacatccaatctgttgccagaCCTTTTCAACTTCAAGTCCCtacccactccaatccatccccTCGGCTGCCAAGGCAATCTTCCTGAATTGCAAGTCTAAGCATTCCAACCTCCTGATCACCTCCAGGACTCCTTACTACCAATTAGTCAAATAGGAAATCTTAGGTGGCCTTTAAAGCCCTGGTCTTTCCAAATCCAATACTATGGGCTTTCTGTTGCTCCTCAAACACATGGCTATCTCATCCTCTGAGTTTTTTCCTCTGGCTGCCCATccctctgcctcctggcttccttcacaaCTGAGCTCAGCAGGACCTTCCCACTTTCCCAGGCCCTCTTCTCCATTCCCTCTAGGATATTCACTTAGAGATTATATCCCATTTatactgtttatcttttttaaaattatatttttttatatcactATGATTTGTCAGtatccctcccctctcttcctagAGACCAATACTTTAACCTCCATcaacttccccccaaaaaaagtacaAGCAGCTTGCTAGGCTTCAGAGTGGGGAGGGGCatcttctagtttctttttccatgattttccaaCATTGAGTTTTGATTGTTCTTTCCATGTGCCACTGCAGTCTGTGGGTACAGCCTTTAGGTTCCGCTCACTTAGTTGCCTCGGCACACACCAACTCaggtgggttcaaatccagtctcactgCCTAAGCAAGTCAGTCTAAACCTGCCTGTTTTCCTGAATGGAAAGTAACTTTCTctgcctcacaggattgttgagGTTCAAATAGGAAGTGTGCGAAACCGTGTTTTGCCTGTGGTGGGCTCTCATTTGTTCCCTTCTCATAATAATCATGTGCCAGAGTGGATTTACTTTTTCCCCATCAAGCGCCACTTTCCAACATGTAGCTATCacaaaagatggggggggggcttttttcCCCATGGTGTCCTTGAAACGTAAGCCTAGTAATAGAATCTTTGGGTCAGAGGCTAGGAGCTTAGCCGCTTTTTTACATAaacccaaattgctttccaaaatggttgtattCCTTCTTAGGGCCCCTGCAACAACTACTCCCATCTTCTGACATATTTACCCATTTGGTGATTTGattgttttgatctgcatttctcgatttgagtgaggggagttgTGCTGAGtgtccagcctcactttctcctccagagccatctgggtccagcagccaggaatcaggaagacttaagatGGTCTTGGATCTCTCTTCCTATGAGTGATCTGATGCAGTGAGGGAGGAGACCGGGAACACGAAATCAGCCAGGAGAGGCCGGGGCCAGCAAACAAAATGGAGCCAACCCCAATGACTGGATCAGACCTGTGTTCTGGGAACCTCAATTTAGTGGCCCTATGGAGGGAGGCTATAAACTGCAGAGGAAGAGGGGGGGACCAATGAGGTCACCACACGACAAAGTGGGGGAGAGGTGGAGTCAAAACCTTCAGGCCAGTAACTGGGTGAAGGAAGGATATGACCAAAAAGCACAGGTGCAATCGTGTGGAGACAGAATAATCGAGAGTCTGAAGGGACTTCGTACCTGTTTACACAAGGTGGACTAGGTCAGATCTGGTACTTGTTGGGTCAGGTGTCCGGggagttggaggggtggcccagcTCTGCTCCTTACAGTCTGGGTGATGGTGAGAAGAGGATTAACCCCCTCCTTTCAGCCTGCCCAACAGTACAAGAGAGCTCACAACCTTCCCTAAATTGGATAAAAAGTCCTGGCCTGGGGAACCACAGAACTCTTTTCCACCACCCTTCCCGGGCCCAGACCCACTGCCACTCTATCTAGGTGTAGGTGATAACATAAGAATAAGGACAGTTGGCATTTCTGTagcactttaatgtttacaaaatgctttcttcacaacaaccttttgAGGTAGATAACTGCAAGGgatgtccccattttatagctgagaaaactgaggccacaAGAGATTGGGTGATTTGCCAAGAGCGAGGGCTCAAACCCCACTGGAACTTAGGTCCCATTCTAGTGTCTGAGTGCTGTTGGTCATCCAGATTCCCTACCCTGAGTTCTTCATTCAACCCCACAGCTTTTAAATTCTAgacaaaggcaacaaaaattaaataccaccaaatcttaaaaaaaagaaaaaaatagtccctgttgactgtttcatatttttcaaaaccaagacattttattttttaaaaaaaatttttattaaaaaattaaagtcaaaCAAAGGTTCTATTTCTAAAGTGACATGTATcaggtgacttggccaaggccctTCAATCCAGGACCAGTCCTGGAGGGACCTGGGAGCCAGGCCTTCATGTGAAACGTGGGTTCCCCCAGCATCCCTGCCCAACTACTCCATGCCACCTGGGACCTCCCCCACCCTCTGACAACCAAGCAAACAAACCCAGGCTGGGAAACAACTTTCAGTCTCCACATGGGTTGGGAACAGCCTTTTAACAGGCACTTTCCATTGTGGCCTTGCAAAGagtaaacaaaaacatttaaatatatcattttggCTCCAGCTCCGGAACTGGCTCTTTCCCCCAGACAGCCACTCGAGTCAGAGCCACATGCTCTGCCCCAGGAATCATCTGATGGGGATTCTCGGCTGAGCCCGAGCCATGCTAAGCCATCCACTGTAAACTGGACAATCAATGATCAAGGCAACTGTTTGCATTTGCATAACTCCAACTCAAAGGCAGCACCCTTTAGACATTCAATCAAAGGCAGGCAGGTGAGAAGGCAGAGGGTGAGAGCTCCTCAGGGAGCCTCCTTACGTCTGAAGAGGCATTTTAGACCCAGAGGACTTCTTGTAGCTCATAAAATGCATGTGAAAGTCCACGAGGATGGATGCAGCAATCTGCTGCACGTGGGGCTCTGCCTGAGTATGGTCCCGGATATCCTGCAAGAGCTGCAGCCCGCCTTCTTCAATGAGCATCCGGCAGTACTTGGTAGCTAGAAGAGCAAACACAGAAATGACAGTTAGCGAAGGTCACAGGCAGCTGGTATCCCAAGCCGCAGACTTCCTCAGTACTAAAGATGGTTTGCTGCTCGCTCAGAACTTCCTTACTCATACAACTCAATTCCCTATTACCCATTTTTTGGTCTTTCTATTCCTGCTGTAGTCATTCTCATTGGTGGAGAATACAAAAGCCAAGAATTAAGAGCCCTTGGGTTGCCAAGATCCGCCACCATCTGGGGCCACGGTCAGTCATCTTAACACTGGTCTCTAGAAGCCAAGACAACTCCCTCCTGACCTCATCTCCTCTCTTCACACTCAGCAGGGCACCCATCCTTTTCCCTTGATACTCTTTCTTCTCAAATTTATTCAGTTAAAAATATCCCATTTTTCCAGATTCTGGCCCCAgtttctctttgcagatgacatgtggATCTCACAGATTACCCACAAGCCTTGGAGACATCACCCAGTCCCTAGCAGAGCTCACCCTCTTCTCCCCAGCCTGGCCCTTGCTTCCACACCCACCTCAGGCCCTGAGTAGCACCCCCTCCAGTCTCCCAGTCCCAGGATCCTTTGCCCCTCACACAGCCAGGGCGCCTGCCAAAATCCACCGTGTTTAATTCCCCTACCCATACAAGcctcctttctccattcccccacAGCTCAGTGGTCTGGATTGCCCCAGCAGTCTCCCAGAAAGGATTTTCCCAAGTGCAGATCTCCCTCAAAGTTGGTGGCCCTCTATTCTCTCCAGGATAGAATAGAACttacattcaaagcccttcacaagCGGGTCCCAATATGCCTTATTCTCCCTTGGGCCCTCTAAGATGGAGCTAACCTggtcttctctgtttctctccagTCCTTTGCACTATcatccccccaacccccacctgCACCCCagtctctttcttttgttttacaatGAAGCTCAAGCACcatcttctgcatgaagcctTCCTAGAAACCCCCAAACCACTGGCATTTTAACAACTTTGTATTAACTTCCTATTTATGCTAAGCATTTACATGTCATCCACCCCACCAGGTTGACCCTTTGCAAGTAGggagggtttctttttttctacatgTGTCCCCAGCAACTTGTATAGGGCCCAATAGAATATAACTAGTATAGGGCCCAATATACTAcagaaggcacttaatacttTTTGCTTCGATTACATGGctttactttgttcttttaaaaagacAACTCGACGTGATGGAAATGCCATCCACGTCCAGAGAAAAAAACGATGGGAGTCTAAAAGCAcaccaaagcatactatcttcactttttacaactttttatgtttgtttttttctcttggtttattttccccctttagtcCTGATTCCTCTtccacaatatgactaatatggaaatatattaaacatgactgtacatgcaTAACCTCTATCAGATATTCCTTACCATCATGGGGACGGaagaaaagaggtagaaaaaatgtggaatacaaaagcttacaaaaatatgaatgttgaaaaaattgagaaaaaaataaaatgacatttaaaaaaataaataagtcaagCTCTCTTCACCCCTCATTCTAACTACTGCAGTGATCTAGTTCATCCCACATGGGGCTGCTAAATGAATAATTCTACAGGTTTGACCACATTATACCCTCTGCTCAAAAAGTTTCCAATGTACACTGGTACTTAATCTAGCACCACCTTCCTCTTCTTCAGGATGGCATCCGATGCCCCCACAAGCTGCTATCTCCCATTCCCAAGCTTACTGCATACTATTAATACCTTCAGGCAAGAGAAGTTCCACCTAGTCTGGTCTACTCATCTATTCCTAATACCTGCTTGCCAGGTTACCCTACCCCCTCACCCCACCATTTCCCAAGCTTATCTTTGTATTGGCATCTAGAATAAATAAAGCCCTTCCCAGctctctttgaattttttttaaaaatttatttctttaaagcaatgagattaagtgacttgcccaaggtcacagaactagaaaattattaagtgaactcaggtcctcctgactccagggctagtgctctgtctactgtactacctagttgcccacccctttgaaatttttttttttaggtttttgcaaggcaaatgggggttaagtggcttgcccaaggccacacagctaagtaattattaagtgtctgaggccagatttgaactcaggtactcctgactccagggccggtgctttatccactactccacctaacCGCCCACCCCTTTGAATTTTTAAGCACAAAGGTAAAAGTAAGCAATTGCTGCATCCTAATGGTCACCCCAGCAGAtagagtttcattttatttttgattttgaatCTGAGAATAGCcaatagtagacatttaataaaatgaaaaaggctgaattgaaaaaaaaaaatcagcaaaaattaACCAACAATGCCCTTGACCAAGTTGTTCAGTCCTCTAGCATTTAGTCTCTCTTATTTGCTAAGCTGAATTGAAAGTAGAATTCTAAAGAGATTCTACTGTGTAGACCGGCAGATCACAACAGTCAcagatcaaagaagagaagaggcaTCTTATCATCAACTTTCTCAACTGCTCCCTGCTCCAAAGTTTAAGTCAAAGCTGGAAAGACATGTGGCTTTATGTAGCCCACTAGAGTACGTACGATTCTTGCTGCAGACATGATGCATGGCCCACAGTGCCCAGAGCTGAACCTCAAATATCGTGAAGTTGCTaagtaatggaaaaaatgatttgAAGGACCTGTGGgttccaaagaaagaaatttagaaattaggCCATTTGGTGACTTAACAATCATTTAAAAGCCTTGAGTGCATGACTCTTACAAAGTGTTTTCTGTACATGAACTTGATGGCTGATGAttagaaaatagatgaaaaagtgAAAGGTGGCATGTGATAGATTGAACAACGTCCACCACAGGCTCATGCCAAACATAAAAGGGAAACTGCTTGGGAGGAACCATAGGAAAAGGAGACTAATTACTATTCTGAGAGAAAACCCAACCCAGCATCACCTGTAAGTCACCAGTGCCACCATCTTGCAGCTTGGACTGGGCCACTTCAGCACCGTCATGTACTGCAAGAGACAAGAATAAACACGTGTCAGCCTGTGGCTTTGCAGGCCAGGGCTGTCCAGTTaccactagctgccccaatcccaCTAGATCAGAAGAGGGCTTCCCCTACCAGGTCATCTAAAAGAGCACTCCTCTGGATGCTGCTTAGGGTCCATTCCTGCTCCCCCAGAGAGGTGAGATGGGAAATGATTCCAGCTGCAAAGTAGCTCACTTCCATCTCCACACTGTGAAGTAACCGGCTCACATGGCTCATCAAGCTGCTCACCATCAACTCCGAGGATAATTCTTTGACTTCAGCAACATTGTTCTACAGGCAAGACAGACCAAAAGAACTTGGGAATAGGAAGGGAGTAGGACCAATTTGGAGTCCTTCTGGGGACTGGACTTTTATAAATTAGGCATCATTCAAAGTGTTGGATCCAGATCCTTTTCTAACTATCCAATTCTAAGATTCCCTGAAATTTCAGCAAAAAGGGACCTCAAAGGGCTAAAATCTCCATGTGGTGAAACAGTCTCTTTGAAACCTCACTACGTTCCTGCCACAACCAATTCACTTTTGGACAGCTgtaatttcttcaaaattttttcccaataccATCCTACATCTTGTCTAGACGGTGATGGGATTCTTTCAGCACCTAAAGAAATCTTTTACTCTAGcccgctcattttacagatgagaaactgaggcatagaggaAGAAACTTGTTTAAGAAAAGTCTGATACTAAGCAGCAGATCTGGGATTAGAACccaggaacacacacacacaaggctCTTTACCACCCACACTTGACACCCAGATTTGCTACGCAtctatattaaatatgaaattcatAGATGAATATTCACTTTCCCAATACAGGGCTCCCAAGTGAACCTAGAACTTTGCATTACAACACTGGTGGGGCTAAGCAGCCACAGTCCTCCTGAGGACCCTTCAAAAAACCCTTCTGGCATTCCAAAAATAGCATATGGTCATTTGGCAGTGCCTCCTACTATTGGTCATTTAGGACATAATCAGGAGCAACATggagaaattgcaaaaaaaagacaatttaggatcaatataaagaaaaatttcctgtAGCTGCAGATGGCAGAATGACCACTCAAGCACCTTCCATCTTGCCTAGACCCAAGGATAACACAGTTTCTCTGGAATTAACCAAGCCCGAGATCATATAAAAAAATCCAGTTGATAACAAACACTGGCAATGGGCCACCAGGAATACTTGACATTACAGACAAGGCAAAGATGGAAGATACACAGCCCCTGGGTAGGGCAGCAGGGCTCCTGTCTTCTCATCTATGAAAAGCCCTGAATGGCCAGGGGCCAGGATTTCCCTTCACAAATCAAGGCAGCTCAACCTTCAGTCTTTAGTCAGTAAGCTCTCACTACATGATATGCCAGGGGCACAAGGGAAACCAGAACATGGCCCCAGCTCTTGGAAGTTCCACTCAAGCAGGGACAACAATGTATaatgaaaggggaaggaaggaaacgaGCATTTAGAAAGGATCTTGCCCATTCTCTCATacctggggtgtgtgtgtgtgtgtgtgtgtgtgctgagcAGGCCCCCCAAAGTGACACAGCCTGAGCAGCAACACTGTCCTCAGAAGGCTCAAGAACACTAAGACCAGGAGAACAACTCAGTTCATGCTCTCCATCATACCTATGCTACCTAGTATCACATTCATGAATCTTTCCTTATTCACTCAGCATTCCTCAGATACAAGTGCCAGGTGTAGTAACTGATGAAATACTGGGAAAACAGTCATTAATGACCTATTGACCTCCAGGCAAACAGTCCAATTCTTCTAAACATCTGGTGCAAACGTCAATAATGCCACTGCCAACTCCTAATTCCATAgtctttcagttttaaaaagtCCTTTCTGAAGAGAGCAcaatcattttacagacaaaaaaaGAGGTGCTTGGCCCAAGGCTTTTGAATCTAAGACGTTCCTCCTCTCTCAGAATAAGATAATActatagaggggcagctaggtaacgcagtagataagagcaccggccctggagtcagttgtacctgaattcaaatctggtctcagacacttaataattacgtagctgtgtgaccttgggcaagccacttaatcccatttgccttgcaaacctgCCCCCCCATAAAAGGTAATAATGTAGGAAAGAGCCCCCTTAAACTATTTGATCTGTCACATTAACTATGTAAGAACCAAGGCTCTAAGTGGTCATTCCACCTTTCCTACAATACCATCATCAGTGATGTAGAAGGGATGCTGGACTGAGTCGGGGAATTTATGATCAAAACGTAGTTCTGCTACTGACCACAGGGGGGacacctcaggcaagtcacttaaccaatgtGGGCCTGGGAGTGAAGTTCTCAGACAAAACTATCTTCAaggacccttccagctccaaGTCAATGATTCCACAGCCTCCTAAGGGAGCTCACCTTACTCTGGACAACTTCTCTTTAAGTCAAACTTCAAAGTCTCTTTGAACTgagagaaaaaccaagagaaaaccaagagagaaaaCCAAGCTGGCCACCAAGGCTGGTTCTATCCATTAGACCCAACTTGAACTTTGAGGAAATGAGAAgaacctaaaaatataaaaaaccaaCTAATATCCCAAGTATTCAGAAAGGACAGGCAGGAGCAAGAGAAATCAGGGGCAGAGTCCTTGACTGTGCAAATCGAGGCAGCACAAAGGACATAGCTCTTGACTTCCTTGCATCCCTCATACTCCTTGGGTCATCATCTATCTGAAAGGGTGCTGCAATTTCCCAAAACCCTCATTCTCAAGTCTCTGGGGCAGATGTAGCTGTTCACACACAACGACAGAATTCTCACAGTAAGATGACAGACCACTGAGCCTTGCCATCTGCCCCAAAGCTAAAGAAGCCCATGTGTATTTTCTGCCCTCACAAGGAGAATAGGAAGGATGGACACTGTTTCTTCAGCCCATATCCTGGCACACATTAGGTTCTTAAtaacttctttccatttttgttctaTCATATTCTAGTTTAGTCATATCAACAATcctagactgtaagctccctgGGGGCAAAGAATCTTATTTAGCTCTGTAGCTCCCTCAGTAAAGCCATTCCGAGATTAGCAGGTCTTCCCTTCGCTGATGTGGCTGCAACCATTATTCAACTCTGTTAGCTATAATTAATGTGCTAAGACATGGATCATTCTGTAGCCAACTTGGCAATAGGTCAGTCTGAGAACCAGCCAGATGGCGAGCCCATTCCTGATTCTACCCTTGAGGCCTTCCCGCTTTGGCAGGAACAGCCAGAGGCTGTGTACCATTGGCATAGCCTTGGAGAACTGAAGGTCATCTCCATATTACAGTCAGGTATTGGAAGAAGACATCAGGAGAGGAtataagggagaaggaagaaatcagGCAACCATATTGTTCCGAAAACTGTGTCCCTGGCAGAGAAAGATGCCTAATTTCAGGTTTTAATTGATTCTCCTAAAATGTCCTTTCTAGAGCCCTCTTTCCACACAACTTCCGAGTGCTGTGAGGTACGTCAGGCAAATAGGATGGTTTCCACCTTGTAGAAAAGGAGGCTGAGCCTCAACAAAGCCCAAcaggcttgcccagggtcactcaatcAAGAAGAATCACCATGGGGACTTCCAGCCAATATACAACATAGAGCATTTCCCCTTACATAGGGTTTCTAACATtttgatttaataattttaatgaaaaaaattttcaaatgtgaTTCACATTCATTGCAATTAAGTTGACAAAATTAACTCCatagaatttatatatttcttaccAAAAGGCCAAGAACTCTGGTTTGTATCGTTGATTCTGATGGGAAAGTCTGTCAAAAGAAACACCTCAAGGTCAGTAGCATCATTAAGAAGACTGGAGCTCTGTGTAAAGCCCACCCGATCTGGTACCTCCAAGACTTGGATAAAGATGGCCAACCCATGGTTCTCAACAAAGTGCTTGCAGGTGGCTGGGGATTCATCTGTGAGGTTCCACAGTGCTCTCAGGGTAAACGTAAGGGTAATATCTTCTAAATTCTCAGAGGTTTTCTGTTTCACTATTGCTAAGAGTTCctacaaaagcaaaaagagaaagaataagatgTTCTGACAATTCAAATTGTCACAAAAACCTGATTTTGTGGCTTAGATATCATTTGCTCCCTCTCCCTGTCTTAAGAAAAGTCTATAAAGTATTTCATTAGATTAGACAATTTCTGTAGGTAATTGAAGCTATGATAGTTACCAATTCAGGCTGAAGTCTAGgaaaaaatctattatttcatCTTCTCATGAAAAGACAAACAGCACTGTTTATGGACCAAGTTCTAGCCCAGCCAGCACTCTAGGTCAGAAAAGAAGCCACATGCATTGACCTAGTCCACAGCCTTTTAAAAAGGCATCTCCACTTGAGAAAATCAAGTTCATTTAATTAACATGTAATGCGAGAATATCTAATcaaggattaaatgatttcaaatttCTTCAGAGAAGGAAAGAGCCAGCTCTTATAAGCCTTCATTAAAATTCAGGAAATTCTGGAGCTAAATTCtaagctcaataaatatttttttttttttaggtttttgcaaggaacatggggttaagtggcttgccccaggccacacagctaggtaattattaagtgtctgaggccagatttgaacccaggtactcctgactccaagcccggtgctttatccactacgccacctagccaccccctaagcTTAACAAATCTTAAGACTTCTCATTTTCAGATACTTTTGAAGGATTCTAGAGCATTAATGTCATTAGTATCAGcttattgccctttggattaCAGTGGTGTGGTTGGATCAGGAGGAAAATATAGCATTAAACTGATTATCGATATTCACCAAATGAATACATTAATCCTGATGGAGTGCCTACAATGGCCTAGGGCTATGGGGTCCTATAAAGACATGGTGTCTCCCTTCCAGGCAGTAAAAATAGCTGTGATATCAGGATGAATACAGCTTACAACCTGTCCAGAGCTGAAGAGATCACTCTAGCCAAGTACATGCCATGCCTACTAGTCCATCCTCTAGTGAGAGGCTGCCCTAGGATCCTCCCAAATTCTTGTACTAGCAAAGATGGTAAGACCTATGGTCATATCTGCTGCACTGAGGCACTGGAGAAAAGACAGCCATAGAGGCCAGGACTTACCAAGCTGgtcacaaaataaatgcaaagctAGTAGCCTAATTCCTCAGATTTAGTGAGTGTTCCACAGCAAATCTTATAACCTGGTAAATGGCCATTATAAGGTACACAGAAAACTCAAGATAGGAAAGGAACATGCCAGTCAACTCACCCTGACAACAATGAAAAGTTCTGCCTTCAGTTGGGCTGTCTGTTCAGGAGAGAGCTGAAAGCA from Macrotis lagotis isolate mMagLag1 chromosome 2, bilby.v1.9.chrom.fasta, whole genome shotgun sequence includes these protein-coding regions:
- the ZYG11A gene encoding protein zyg-11 homolog A isoform X2, with the protein product MQRGLAEYSVWGVMPFFHIAQPGLVAGGANVSQISEALRRYSERVCFMKEALIRLFTQTFYMQITKPAVLKLVAVGMRNHPLDLPIQFTASACTLNLTRQGLAMGMPVRLLSEVIHLLLKALKNFPNNQQLQKNCLLSLTNARILQDVPFNRFDAAKFVMKWLCKHENPNMQTMAVSVISILALQLSPEQTAQLKAELFIVVRELLAIVKQKTSENLEDITLTFTLRALWNLTDESPATCKHFVENHGLAIFIQVLETFPSESTIQTRVLGLLNNVAEVKELSSELMVSSLMSHVSRLLHSVEMEVSYFAAGIISHLTSLGEQEWTLSSIQRSALLDDLYMTVLKWPSPSCKMVALVTYRSFKSFFPLLSNFTIFEVQLWALWAMHHVCSKNPTKYCRMLIEEGGLQLLQDIRDHTQAEPHVQQIAASILVDFHMHFMSYKKSSGSKMPLQT
- the ZYG11A gene encoding protein zyg-11 homolog A isoform X3, with protein sequence MVAGGANVSQISEALRRYSERVCFMKEALIRLFTQTFYMQITKPAVLKLVAVGMRNHPLDLPIQFTASACTLNLTRQGLAMGMPVRLLSEVIHLLLKALKNFPNNQQLQKNCLLSLTNARILQDVPFNRFDAAKFVMKWLCKHENPNMQTMAVSVISILALQLSPEQTAQLKAELFIVVRELLAIVKQKTSENLEDITLTFTLRALWNLTDESPATCKHFVENHGLAIFIQVLETFPSESTIQTRVLGLLNNVAEVKELSSELMVSSLMSHVSRLLHSVEMEVSYFAAGIISHLTSLGEQEWTLSSIQRSALLDDLYMTVLKWPSPSCKMVALVTYRSFKSFFPLLSNFTIFEVQLWALWAMHHVCSKNPTKYCRMLIEEGGLQLLQDIRDHTQAEPHVQQIAASILVDFHMHFMSYKKSSGSKMPLQT